TAAGGTTTCGTGTAGTAATTCACGTTCGTATTATCAAGCTCATGTCCAAAAAATTGACTCCGAGCCTCCAATGCCACCCCATCTTTTGCGTAATAATCATTCGCATATTTACGCAATGAATGGAATACTAGCTTGCGATTTTTTAACCCCAGCTCTTCAAGTCTACGAGTAAATTTCTTACCCACGGCATTACCTTTGCCTCGACCTTGTAGCTCACTGTATTTGAAAATTGGTCCCACCTTGGTTGCAATATATGCCTCAAAACCTGAACCCATCAACTCAGGAATTACAGGAACATCACGCTTACCATTGGCTGTTTTGTCATCTCGAATTCTCAAAAACCAGGTTCCAGAATCTGTTTTTTGAATGTCATTTTTACACAGGCTAGTAATTGCACCGATACGCAGCCCAGTAACCACAGCGATCAAGCAGGCATAATAATAATCAGGGTCTTTGGTTTTCTGTGGGTCAAAATAGCTCCTTGCATATACTGCCACAATATCACCATCATCGAAAATATCATAGCCTGCTGCCATTTTCTGAGCCTTGGTAATCACCTTCAAGCTCACAGGATTTTCACCTTTGAGGTAGCTATACTCCCTTGCAAAATTGAACACTGCTTTTAGCAGGTTAATCTTGGTCTGAACAGTTTGGAGGGCCAGACCCTCAGCCTTCATCTTCTCAGCGAACCGAGTTACATCGATTTTCAAAATCTGGTCAATGGTTTTCTTTTTACCCACGAAGGTAGCAAACTGCAATACCGTATTTTGAACTGCTGAAATTGAACCTGGGGCCAGTTGCTTCATCTGCAAATAGCGATTCAATAGCTCGGTGACTGTAAGGCCGTTAGGCGAATGAACAGGGACCTGTTCAAAGGGTACAGCCGCAGGCTGAATATTCTGCGTAGCACTGGTGGGAGCCTCTCACAACCCCATGTTTGACGAATCCGAATAGGGAGGAGTGGGCGCCAGTAGCCGTTTGAGCGTGATGAGGCCCAGCAACGGTCTGCGCCTGGGTGCATGAGGGGCCTTGCAGGCCCGGTGGCTCAGGCTTTCACCGTTTGCAGGCGCACTTGTGCCTTGCCAGTGGCGGGCTTGAAGAAAGCATCCACGCCCCGATGCAGGAACCAGGCCAGTCGCTTCATGTTGTAGCAGGCGGCCATCATCGTCATCCCCACCGTGGCGCGCGCCTGTCCGATGGTGCGCACGAACTTGCCCCCCAGGTGGCGGATACCGGCGAACACGTGCTCCACCTTGGCTCGTTTCTTTGCGATGCGCTGGTTGCGCCCCTTCTGGCATTCGCTCTGTGGTCGGCCCGCCTGCGCACGGCGCTGCATCGCATCCACGAATCCCAGCACTTTCAGCATCTGGCACCTTTGGCGGCTCGGGTAGGCTTTGTCCGCATGCACTGCCCGCCCGGTGTTGTGCATGTCCAGCACCTCATCGAAGTGGTGCCCGTCGTGCTCGCTGGCCGTGCCCGTGGCGAGGCGGCGGATGAAGCCGTGCTTGAGGTCCACGCTCACGCTGAGCTTGTAGCCGAAGTGGCTTTTGCCGTGCTTCTTCGTGTGCGTGGCCTCCACATCCTTTTGCCTGCGTCGCGCTTGGCTCCAGTCCGGCTGCCCGCCTTGTGCCAGCGTTCGCCGCTCCTGCTGGCCGATGTGCTGTCGGGGCGCGGGCACCAGCGTGGCATCAATGGCCTGCCCGCCCCGGGCGATGTAGCCGTGGCGCTGCAGTTGGGCATCCACCCCCTGGAACAAGGCCGTTGCCCCGCCCACGCCAAGGCGCTCGCCAAAGCGCCAGATCGTGTTGCGGTCCGGCACGTTCATCGCATCCTGCAACAGGCAAAACCGCTGGTAGCTCCCCCGGTCCAGCAACTGATACTCCATCTGCTCATCGGACAGGTTGTACAGCCGCTTCAACACCAGGATGCGCACCATCACCTCGGTGGGGTAGGCGGGCCGACCGCCCCGGCGGCCACCCCCGCGTTCGATCAAGGCATCCACCAGCCGGGCCAGTTCTGCGAAGTCGATGTGCCGCGCGATCACCTGCAGCGGATCGCCCACCTCATCTCTCTTGTGTTGGCGCGAGGCCTCAGCGAACAGGTCGAACTTCAGGGCGCTACGGGGAGTGATCATGGCAAAGGATGGAGCACGCATTCTCGATCAACAAGGGACCGGATGGGTTTTGAGAGGTTCCCTGGTAACACCTTTCAAAGCTGCAATAGCTTCCAAGGCTCGTTTGTGATCGTCTGGACCATCGGATTTAATCCGAACGCCTCCAAGTTCAATTTCGTAGCGCCTTAGTTCTTTGCTATCAAAATTGAAATCGGATAGCTTTGGTTTACTCATCTCGATCACTCGCAAAAGTTCCAATGCTCGCAGTCTAGCAAGCACTGGATCGGCAGTTTTGAGAGAGCGTTTGAACTGGTGGCGGCCTACCCTAGTGTGTAGGTAGTAGGTCTGACCACGAAGATAGACAGGCAGTGTGAGCACTTGGTTTGCTACCAGAAGTGCTACCAGTCCATACAAGAAAACCTAGCTAAATCATTGATCTAGCTAGGTTTTTTGCTATTGGCGGAAACGGAGGGATTCGAACCCTCGATGAGGCTCTACACCCCATACTCCCTTAGCAGGGGAGCACCTTCGGCCACTCGGTCACGTTTCCAATCCGGCTATTATGCCTCAGATTGACGGCGTTTTTGCCGGGTTACGCGGGCGACTGGTCCAGTTCGAACGCCTTGTGCAGCGTGCGCACCGCCAGCTCCACGTACTTCTCGTCGATCACGACGGAAGTCTTGATTTCGGAGGTCGAGATCATCTGGATGTTGATGCCCTCTTCGCTCAGCACGCGGAACATCTTGGCGGCCACGCCCACATGGCTGCGCATGCCGATGCCGACGATGCTGACCTTGCAGATCTTGGCGTCGCCCACCACTTCCTGCGCGCCCAATGCGGGAACGACCTTTTCCTTGAGCAAGTCAATCGTGCGCGCGTAGTCGGAGCGGTTCACGGTGAAGCTGAAGTCCGTTTTGCCGTCCTTGCTCAGGTTCTGGATGATCACGTCGACATCGATGTTCGCATCGGCCACGGCGCCCAGGATCTGGTAGGCAATGCCGGGCTTGTCAGGCACACCGAGCACGGAGATCTTGGCCTCGTCGCGGTTGAATGCGATGCCGGATACAACGGCTTGTTCCATTTTTTCGTCTTCCTCAAAAGTGATCAGCGTGCCGGAGCGGGCTTCTTCGTTGATGTCGATGTCCCAGGGCGTGAAGCTGGACAGCACGCGCAGGGGCACCTTGTATTTGCCGGCGAACTCGACCGAGCGGATCTGGAGCACCTTGCTGCCCAGGCTGGCCATCTCCAGCATTTCCTCGAAGCTCACGGTGGCCAGGCGGCGCGCCTCCTGCACCACGCGCGGATCGGTCGTGTACACGCCGTCCACGTCGGTGTAGATCAGGCATTCGGCGGCCTTCATCGCTGCGGCCACGGCCACGGCGGAGGTATCGGAGCCGCCACGGCCGAGCGTGGTGATGTGGCCGTGCTCGTCGATGCCCTGGAAGCCCGTCACGATCACGACCTTGCCGGCGGCCAGGTCAGCGCGCACGCGCTGGTCGTCGATGGATTCGATGCGGGCCTTGGTGTAGGCGCTGTTGGTGCGGATCGGCACCTGCCAGCCGGCATAGCTCACCGACTCCATGCCTTCGGACTGCAGCGCGATCGCCAGCAGCGCGGAAGACGCCTGCTCTCCGGTGGAGGCCAGCATGTCGAGTTCACGGTGGTAGGCGGACGTGGCGCGCGAAGGGGCCAGGTCCTTGGCCAGCCCGAGCAGGCGGTTGGTTTCGCCACTCATGGCGCTGGGCACCACCACCATCTGGTGGCCGGCCCGCGCCCATTTGGCCACGCGCTTGGCGACGTTGCGGATGCGCTCCGTGGAGCCCATCGACGTGCCGCCGTATTTATGAACGATCAGTGCCATTGGATATCTGGAATGACGAAACGCAAGACGGCGCAGGGAAAGGAGAAAAATTGTTCTGGCGCGCCGCCGTTTTTCGTGCAGGGATGGGGACCAAAACCTAAGAATTGTACCAACCGAGCACCTGGGCTTCGCGCACGGCGAAGCCGCGGCCGACCTTGATGCGGATGCGGTGCCCCCGCGTGGTGCACGCGGCGATCTGGTCCAGCAGCTCAGCCAGTTGGGCCGCGGCCGGCGTGGTGCCGTGCACTCTGCGCAGCCAGTGGCGCAGCACGTTGGCCTGCCGGGCCCGGCTCAGCGCCTGCAAGGCCGCCAGCCGCGGCGGCACGCCCACGGCGGCCAGATCGGCCTCGGCCAGTTCCTGAAGCAGTTCGCTGGCCTGCGCGGCATGCTCGGCGCTGCGGGCGAAGGTGTCGCGGAACTGGGGAAAAGCGGCATCGAGCGCCGGCAGCAGCCGGTGGCGAATGCGGTTGCGCGTGTAGTGCTCATCGCGATTGGTGGGGTCTTCTACCCACGCCTCGCCCCGCGCCACCAGCCAGGCGCGAACATCGGCGCCCGCCACCCGCAGCAGGGGCCGATGCCAGTCGAGGCCATCGCGCTGCCAGTGCGCAGGCATGGACGCCAGCCCCGGCACGCCGGCGCCCCGAGACAGCGCCAGCAGCAAGGTCTCGGCCTGGTCGTCCGCATGCTGGGCCAATGCTATTGTTTTTATAGCATCATGCCTTAGTGTTACTTGTGCCAGACCCGCAAAAGCCTCGTACCGCATCCGGCGGGCGATGTCTTCCGGGCTTTGTCCCGGCGCGGGGCGGGCGTTCACGCGCGCCACCTGGAGCGGTACGCCCTGGCGCTGGCACAGGTCGGCGCAGTGGCGCTCGAAGCCATCGGCCGCCGCCTGCAGCCCATGGTGCACATGGAACGCGTGCACCTGGCCAGGCCACCGCCCTGCGCAGGCCAGCAGCAGCGCGGTGGAGTCGGCCCCGCCGCTCAGCCCCACGGCCAGCGGCAGGGCCGGTGCGAAGGCCTCCATGGCGGCGTCGAAGGATTGCGTCATGCAGAAGGGGCGTTTCAGGGGCCGGCGATGGCGGCGTTTTCCATGCAAAACGGCCCCGAAGGGCCGCTGGGTTCATGGCATGGGGCGTGGTGCCGAAGCCCCGCGCTTCAGCGCGTCTCGGCCTTGGTGTCGGTGAAGCGGCCGTAGCTTTGCAGGCGCTCGTAGCGGCGGTCCAGCAGTTCCTTGGGCTTGAGATCGGCCAGCTGGCGGAAGGCATCGCCCAGGGCGCGCTTGAGGAAGGCGGCCATCTGCTTGTGGTCGCGATGGGCGCCGCCCACGGGCTCGCTCACGATCTTGTCCACGAGGCCCAGGGCCTTGAGGCGGTGGGCCGTGATGCCCATGGCATCGGCCGCGTCCTGCGCCTTGTCGCTGGTCTTCCAGAGGATGGAGGCGCAGCCTTCGGGGCTGATCACCGAATAGATGGAGTACTGCAGCATCACGACCTGGTCGGCCACGCTGATGGCCAGCGCGCCGCCGGAGCCGCCCTCGCCGATCACGGTGGTGATGATGGGCACTTCCAGCTGCGCCATCTCGAAGATGTTGCGGCCGATGGCCTCGGACTGGCCGCGTTCTTCGGCATCGATGCCGGGATAGGCGCCGGGCGTGTCCACGAAGGTGAACACCGGCAGCTTGAACTTCTCGGCCGTCTTCATGAGGCGCAGGGCCTTGCGGTAGCCCTCGGGGCGGCTCATGCCGAAGTTGCGCGCGGCGCGCTCCTTGGTGTCGCGGCCCTTCTGGTGGCCCAGCACCATGCAGGCATGCCCGTTGAAGCGGGCCAGGCCCCCGACGATGGACAGGTCATCGGCGAAGTGGCGGTCGCCGTGCAGCTCGACGAAGTCGGTGAAGATGTCGCGCACGTAGTCGAGCGTGTAGGGGCGCTCGGGATGGCGGGCGATCTTGGTGATCTGCCAGGGCGACAGATCGCTGTAGATGTCTTTGGTGAGCTGGTGGCTCTTCTTGCTCAGCTGGTCGATCTCTTCCGAAATATCGACCGCGCTTTCGGTCTGCACGTAGCGCAGTTCTTCGATTTTTCCTTCGAGCTCGGCAATCGGCTGCTCGAAATCCAGAAAGGTTTTTTTCGCCAACGTAATTCTCCTTGGGCTCCTCGCCCTGTTCAGGCCAGCACCACGGGCACGGACGCAGCATCGGTTGCCGCGCCCTCCCGCGAGGGCGTCAATAGTCCACCGGCAACGGGGCGAGCGACCGCCAAATATACCAACTCGCCACGCTGCACCAGGGTTTCCAGGCCTCTGCCACTTCGCGGGCATCGCTGCGGCTCACGGGATCGCCCGAAAAATAGTGCTGGCTGATGCCCTGGATCAGGGTGGCATCGTCCAGCGGCATGACGTTGGGGCGGGCCAGGTGGAAGATGAGGAACATGTCCGCCGTCCAGCGGCCGATGCCGCGGATGGCGATCAGCTCCTCCGTGATGGCCTCGTCGTCCATCGCATCCCAGTCCTTGACGTGCAGCTTGCCGGTATCGAAGTGCAGCGCCAGATCGACCAGGTAGTCCACCTTGCGCGCGGACAGGCCTGCGCCGCGCATGTCGTCCACCTTGAGCTTGAGCACGCTGGCCGGCGTCATGGTGCGCGGCAGGGCCGCGAAACGGTCCCACACCTTCTGCGCGGATGCCACCGACACCTGCTGGCCGACGATGCTGCGCGCGAGCGTGGTGAACGCATCGCCGCGCTGGCGCAGGGCCACGTCGCCCAGTTGCGGGATGAGCCGCTTCATCACGCGGTCTTTCTTGACGAGGTGCTTGCAGGCCTCGGCCCAATAGGCGGGCGCGATCAGTTGCGGCCCGTCATGGGCTGTCTTTTTCGTCGCAGCCACCGCTTATCCCGCCCGCACCAGAAATTTCACCGGCGCCAAAGGCCGCTTCATCCAGGAACCGCTCACTGCGCCGCCTCCCAGGTCGTGCCGGCGGCGGAGTCCTTGAGGACGATGCCCTGCTCCAGCAGCGCCTTGCGGATGCGGTCGGCCTCGGCGAAGTCCTTCGCTGCCTTGGCGGCAGCGCGCGCGGCGATCTGCGCCTGGATGGCGGCTTCGTCCAGCGTGGCGCCGGCCTTCAGGAAGGCTTGCGGATCGCCCTGCAGCAGGCCCAGGCACCCGGCCAGCGCCTTCAGCAGCCCGGCGGTCTGCGGCGACTGCGTGCGGTTGACCTCGCCGGCCAGATCGAACAGCACGGCGACGGCCTCGGGGGTGCCGAAGTCTTCGTCCATGGCGGCCTTGAACCGGCCCGCGTAGGGGTCGGTCCAGTCGATCGAGGGTGTGGGCGCCGGCGCGACCAGGCTCAATGCCGTGTACAGGCGCTTGAGCGCGGCGCGCGCGTCGTCCAGGTGGGCGTCGCTGTAGTTGAGGGCGCTGCGGTAATGGGCGCGCACGATGAAAAAGCGCACGGTCTCGGCGTCGTACTTGGCCAGCACGTCGCGGATGGTGAAGAAGTTGCCGAGCGACTTGCTCATCTTCTCGTTGTCCACGCGCACGAAGCCGTTGTGCACCCAGAAGCGCGCCAGCGGCTTGCCGGTGGCGCCTTCGCTCTGCGCGATCTCGTTTTCGTGGTGCGGAAACTGCAGGTCGGCGCCGCCACCATGGATGTCGAAGCTCTCGCCCAGCGTGGCGCAGCTCATGGCCGAGCACTCGATGTGCCAGCCGGGCCGGCCGGCGCCGAAGGGGCTGTCCCACTTGGCTTCGGGCGGCTCCTCGGGCTTGGCGGACTTCCACAGCACGAAGTCCAGCGGATCGTCCTTGCCGTCGGCCACGGCCACGCGCTCGCCAGCGCGCAACTCGTCGAGCGACTTGCCGGACAGCTTGCCGTAGCCCGCGAACTTGCGCACCGCGTAGTTCACGTCGCCGCCGCTGGCACGGTAGGCCAGGCCCCTGCTTTCCAGCGCGCCGATCAGCGCGAGCATCTGCGGCACATATTCGGTGGCGCGCGGCTCGATGGAGGGCGGCTCGATGCCCAAAGCGCCGATGTCCTGGTGCATGGCGGCGATCATCTCGTCGGTCAACTGGCGGATGGTGATGCCGCGCTCCACCGCGCGCCGGATGATCTTGTCATCGATGTCGGTGATGTTGCGCACGTAGGTCACGCGCAGGCCGCTGCTCTTGAGCCAGCGCTGCACCACGTCGAACGCCATCATCATGCGGGCGTGGCCGATGTGACACAGGTCGTAAATGGTCATGCCGCAGACATACATGCGCACATGTCCGGGCTCCAGCGGAGAAAAAGGCTCCAGCGCACGCGACAGCGTGTTGTAGATACGCAAACTCATGGAAATTCAGTCAAGGGGTGGATGGTGCAGCCGGCGCCCTGGCAGGGGCTGCGCAAAGAGGCGGGAGCCTCCCGGAAGGGCCGTGCGCGGCGGTGCGCACATGCAAAATCAGGAGCGGCAACAGCGTACCGGCATGACAAACCCCTCAGCTACAATCCGCCGCAGTATAAGCCCCCGTTACGGCTTGACACCTCCAACCATTCCCGTCCGCCCATGAAGCATCCACAACGCACCCTTGCCCATCTCCTGCGCCTGATTGCCCTGTCGGCCTTGTTGGGTGCCCCGCTGGCCCACGCGGACGACTATGCCGAGATCACCCAGTTGCTCAAGGCAGGCAAGCCGGCGGATGCCCTGGCCAAGGCCGACCAGCGGCTCACCGCCAACCCTCGCGACCCGCAACTGCGCTTTCTGCGCGGCGTGGCCCAGGCGGATTCGGGCAAGCAGACCGAAGCGGTGGCCACCTTCACGAAGCTCACGGAAGACTATCCCGAACTGCCCGAGCCCTACAACAACCTGGCCGTGCTGTATGCCAACCAGAACCAGCTCGACAAGGCGCGCACCGCGCTCGAGATGGCCATCCGCACCAACCCCAGCTATGCCACCGCGCATGAAAACCTGGGCGACATCTACGCCAAGCTGGCCAGCCAGGCCTACAACAAGGCGCTGCAGCTCGATGCCACGCACGCCAGCTCGGTCAAGCCCAAGCTGGCTCTGATCCGCGACCTGTTCTCGACCGAGGCCAAAGCCTCCACCGCCAAGGCGCCCGCAGCTGCGCCCGTGGCAGCAGCGGCTCCACGCCCTGCCCCGGCACCCGCGCCCGTGGCGGCCTCCCCGGCGCCATCCACCCCTGCGCCGGCCCCCGCACCCACCCCGGCCGCACCGGCCGTGGCCGCTGCACCGGCGCCCACCCCGGCTCCGGCCCCTGCTGCCGCAGTGACGGGCAACACCGCCTCCAGCGCCGCCGCCGCGGCGGAACGGGAAGTGTCCGCCGCAGTGCACGCCTGGGCCAAGGCCTGGGAGAGCCAGGACATGAACGCCTACCTGGGCGCCTACGACAAGAACTACACGCCCAACGGCAAGCAAAGCCACGCCGCCTGGGAAAAAGAGCGCCGCGACCGCATCGTCGGCCGCGCCAAGATCAACGTCAGCGTGAACGATCTGCGCATCTCCGTGAACGGCAACAAGGCGCAGGCGCGCTTTCGCCAGGGCTACAGCTCCGGCAGCTACAGCGTGAACAGCCGCAAGACCCTGGACCTGGTGAACACCGGCGGCCAGTGGACCATCGTGCGCGAGGCCACCGGCGGTTGATGGCGATCGTTTCGGTGACACGCTCCACCATCGCCTTCGGGATGCTCCCTTGCCCTCTGCTGGCGCACCGCGCCGCATTCGTTCCCGCTTGAAGCCTCGCATGGCTGCGGGACGTTCCCCCTGGAGCCGCGGCATGGCGGCGGGCATGGCGCTGTCGCTGCTGGCGGCAGCCTGGCCCGCGCACGCCCAGGGCGACAAGCTGCGCGGCGTGGGCAAGAACGCGCGCACGGCGCCCGTGCGCATCGCCCCGCTGGCCGATGGGCAGGCGGAAAAGCGCCTCATGGAGGTCTACCGCCTCACCGGCGAAGGCAAGGGCCGGGAAGCCCTGGCCAAGGCCGAGAGCCTGGTGCGCGACCACCCGAACTTCCAGCTCGCGCAACTGGCGCTGGGCGACCTGCTGTCGGCCCGCACGCGGCCGCTGCGGCAGATGGGCGACGTGCCGGCCGGCCAGGGCGATGCCCCGCCGCCGCAGGAAGCCGCCGACGTGCTGGCCGAGCTGCGCGCGGAGTCGCGCCAGCGCACAGATGCCCTGCGGGTGCGCCCCCAGGCGCGCACCATTCCCGCCCAGTTCATCGAGCTGTCGCTGCGTTCACGGCACGCGATCGCGGTCGATGCGTCGCGCTCGCGGCTCTATCTGTTCGAGAACACGCCCAACGGGCTGGAACTCGTGGCCGACTACTACGCCTCGGTGGGCAAGCTCGGCATCGAAAAGCTCATCGAGGGCGACCAGCGCACGCCGCTGGGCGTGTACTTCATCACGAGCCGCCTGGACCCGGCCACGCTCAAGGACTTCTACGGCGCCGGCGCCCTGCCCATCAACTACCCCAATCCGCTGGATCAGAGCCGCGGCAAGACGGGCAGCGGCATCTGGCTGCACGGCACGCCGCCGGACCAGTTCTCACGCGCGCCGCTGGCCACCGACGGGTGCCTGGCCCTGGCCAACCCGGACCTGGAGCGCATCCTGCGCACGGTGGAGCCGCGCTCCACACCGGTGGTGATCGCACGGCAACTGCAATGGGTACCGCCCCACAGCGTGCAGGCCGACCGCAAGGCGTTCGATGCGGTGCTGGATGCCTGGCGCACCGCCAAGTCGCAGGGCGACCTGCAGCGCCTGATGGGGTTTTACGCCCCCACGTTCCAGAGCTACGGCAAGATGCCGCTGCAGGAGTTTTCCAAGCAGCTGGGCGCGGAAACGCGCGCGCTGCGCGGGCGGCCGATCCAGCTCAAGGACAAGACCCTGCTGCGCTGGACGGATGCCTCCGACACCATGGTGGTAACGTTCGGCGAGGTCATCGAAGGGGCCCGCACCGGCCCCGTCAAGCGCCAGTACTGGACCCGCAAGGGCAACCAATGGCAGATATTTTTCGAAGGAGTGATTGGATGATTTCCAGAAGAAATTCGACCCTGGCGTTGGCCAGCATGGCGCTGGCAGCTATCGTTTCCGTAGCACCCGCCCAGGCGCAGGATGCGGCGGCCCCCAAGGTGAAGCTCGCCACGTCGCTGGGCGACATCGTGGTCCAGCTCGACCCCGCAAAGGCGCCGAAGACGGTGGACAACTTCCTGTCCTATGTGAAGGACAAGCACTACGACGGCACCATCTTTCACCGCGTGATCAACGGCTTCATGATCCAGGGCGGCGGCTTCACGCCCGACATGCAGCAAAAGCCCACCAAGGCACCGATCCCGCTGGAGGCCAACAACGGCCTCAAGAACGACAACTACACCATCGCCATGGCCCGCACCGGCAACCCGGACTCGGCTACCTCGCAGTTCTTCATCAACGTGAAGGACAACGCCATGCTCAACGCCACCGGTGAAGGCAACGGCTACGCCGTGTTCGGCAAGGTGGTCTCGGGCACCGACGTGGTGGACAAGATCAAGGCCGTGTCCACGGGCAACAAGGGCATGCACCAGAACGTGCCCACGACGCCCGTCGTCATCACCTCCGCCACCGTGGTCAAGTAAAGCCCGCCGGCCCCTCTTCACCACGGCCCTCCCGGCCCCCAACGCTTTCCAAGGAATCCCATGAGCAATCCCCAAGTCGAACTGCACATCGCCGGCCACGGCGTCATCACCCTCGAACTCGATGCCGAAAAGGCGCCGAAGTCCACCGAGAACTTCCTGGCCTACGTGAAGAAGGGCCACTACGACAACACGATCTTCCACCGTGTGATCCCCGGCTTCATGGTGCAGGGCGGCGGCTTCGAGCCCGGCATGAACCAAAAGGGCACCGAAGCCCCGATCGAGAACGAGGCCAACAACGGCCTGAAGAACGCCAACTACACCGTGGCCATGGCCCGCACGAGCGATCCGCACTCGGCCACCGCCCAGTTCTTCATCAACGTGGCCGACAACGGCTTCCTGAACCACACCGCGCCGTCCGCCCAGGGCTGGGGCTATGCCGTGTTCGGCAAGGTGGTCAAGGGCACCGAAGTGGTGGATGCCATCAAGGGCGTGAAGACCGGCCGCAAGGGCTTCCATGACGACGTGCCCAAGGACGACGTGATCGTCGAGAAGGCCGTCGCCCTGTAATCGCGGCGACCGCGGCGCACCCATCCCCGCCCGCCCCGTGACCACGACCGTGCCCCGGTTCGAGGAGCTTGCCGCTCCTTCGGACTGGCGCACGGTCGAATTCATTTCCGACCTGCACCTGCAGGCCAGCGAGCCCGCCACGTTCGAGGCCTGGCGACGCTATCTGCGGACCACCGACGCGAGCGCGGTGTTCATCCTGGGCGACCTGTTCGAAGTATGGGTGGGCGACGACTGCATCGACGATGCCGAGGGCGCCTTCGAGGCCGAATGCGGCGCCCTGCTGCGCGAGGCGGCCCGCCAGCGGCCGGTGTTCTTCATGCACGGCAACCGAGACTTCCTCATCGGGCCGCGCTTTCTGGCCCACTGTGGCCTGACGGGGCTGCACGACCCGACGGTGCTGCAGTTCGGCGGCGAACGCACCGTGCTCAGCCACGGCGACCTGCTCTGCCTGGACGACGTGGACTACCAGCGCTTTCGCGCCCAGGCCCGCAGCATGGAGTGGCAGCAGCGGTTCCTGTCCCAGCCGCTGGCCGTGCGGCGCGCGCAGGCCCGCGGCATCCGCGAGCAGAGCGAGGCGCGCAAGCAGTCCGGCGAGGCGGCCTACGCCGATCTGGACGGCCCGGCCACGCGGCAATGGCTGCAGGCCGCAGGCGCCCGCACGCTGATCCACGGCCACACGCACCGCCCCGCCGTCCACGCCGTGGGGCCGGGCCTGCAGCGCGTGGTGCTGAGCGACTGGGACGCGGCCGCCCGCCCGCCGCGCGCCGAGGTGCTGCGCTTGTCGCCCGGCCGGGGCTTGGAACGGCTCGCCGCCGTCCCCATGTAGGCGGCATCTCTTTTTCCGCCAGGGAGTGCGCGAGCAGGCCCTCCCCCTCTTTCATGCCTGCTCTCTGGAACAAACTCTGGCACCGCGTGCGAGCGACCGTCGCCCCCGTGCCGGAGATCTCCGCACCGCTCTGGCTGCAGACCCTGCAGCGCTATCCGTTCCTGTCCGCCCTGCCGCTGCAGGACCAAGCCAAGCTGAAGGCACTCAGCGCCCTCTTTCTGCAGCGCAAGGAATTCACCGGCGCGCACGGCCTGCAGGTCACCGATGCCATGGCGGTCGCCATCGCGGCCCAGGCGTGCCTGCCCGTGCTGCACTGGGGCACGCCCGC
This region of Acidovorax sp. GBBC 1281 genomic DNA includes:
- a CDS encoding tyrosine-type recombinase/integrase — translated: MKQLAPGSISAVQNTVLQFATFVGKKKTIDQILKIDVTRFAEKMKAEGLALQTVQTKINLLKAVFNFAREYSYLKGENPVSLKVITKAQKMAAGYDIFDDGDIVAVYARSYFDPQKTKDPDYYYACLIAVVTGLRIGAITSLCKNDIQKTDSGTWFLRIRDDKTANGKRDVPVIPELMGSGFEAYIATKVGPIFKYSELQGRGKGNAVGKKFTRRLEELGLKNRKLVFHSLRKYANDYYAKDGVALEARSQFFGHELDNTNVNYYTKPYTVDALFEVVAPAQQKIFEKLYK
- a CDS encoding IS5 family transposase, whose product is MTPRSALKFDLFAEASRQHKRDEVGDPLQVIARHIDFAELARLVDALIERGGGRRGGRPAYPTEVMVRILVLKRLYNLSDEQMEYQLLDRGSYQRFCLLQDAMNVPDRNTIWRFGERLGVGGATALFQGVDAQLQRHGYIARGGQAIDATLVPAPRQHIGQQERRTLAQGGQPDWSQARRRQKDVEATHTKKHGKSHFGYKLSVSVDLKHGFIRRLATGTASEHDGHHFDEVLDMHNTGRAVHADKAYPSRQRCQMLKVLGFVDAMQRRAQAGRPQSECQKGRNQRIAKKRAKVEHVFAGIRHLGGKFVRTIGQARATVGMTMMAACYNMKRLAWFLHRGVDAFFKPATGKAQVRLQTVKA
- a CDS encoding aspartate kinase → MALIVHKYGGTSMGSTERIRNVAKRVAKWARAGHQMVVVPSAMSGETNRLLGLAKDLAPSRATSAYHRELDMLASTGEQASSALLAIALQSEGMESVSYAGWQVPIRTNSAYTKARIESIDDQRVRADLAAGKVVIVTGFQGIDEHGHITTLGRGGSDTSAVAVAAAMKAAECLIYTDVDGVYTTDPRVVQEARRLATVSFEEMLEMASLGSKVLQIRSVEFAGKYKVPLRVLSSFTPWDIDINEEARSGTLITFEEDEKMEQAVVSGIAFNRDEAKISVLGVPDKPGIAYQILGAVADANIDVDVIIQNLSKDGKTDFSFTVNRSDYARTIDLLKEKVVPALGAQEVVGDAKICKVSIVGIGMRSHVGVAAKMFRVLSEEGINIQMISTSEIKTSVVIDEKYVELAVRTLHKAFELDQSPA
- the tilS gene encoding tRNA lysidine(34) synthetase TilS; protein product: MTQSFDAAMEAFAPALPLAVGLSGGADSTALLLACAGRWPGQVHAFHVHHGLQAAADGFERHCADLCQRQGVPLQVARVNARPAPGQSPEDIARRMRYEAFAGLAQVTLRHDAIKTIALAQHADDQAETLLLALSRGAGVPGLASMPAHWQRDGLDWHRPLLRVAGADVRAWLVARGEAWVEDPTNRDEHYTRNRIRHRLLPALDAAFPQFRDTFARSAEHAAQASELLQELAEADLAAVGVPPRLAALQALSRARQANVLRHWLRRVHGTTPAAAQLAELLDQIAACTTRGHRIRIKVGRGFAVREAQVLGWYNS
- a CDS encoding acetyl-CoA carboxylase carboxyltransferase subunit alpha, giving the protein MAKKTFLDFEQPIAELEGKIEELRYVQTESAVDISEEIDQLSKKSHQLTKDIYSDLSPWQITKIARHPERPYTLDYVRDIFTDFVELHGDRHFADDLSIVGGLARFNGHACMVLGHQKGRDTKERAARNFGMSRPEGYRKALRLMKTAEKFKLPVFTFVDTPGAYPGIDAEERGQSEAIGRNIFEMAQLEVPIITTVIGEGGSGGALAISVADQVVMLQYSIYSVISPEGCASILWKTSDKAQDAADAMGITAHRLKALGLVDKIVSEPVGGAHRDHKQMAAFLKRALGDAFRQLADLKPKELLDRRYERLQSYGRFTDTKAETR
- a CDS encoding DNA-3-methyladenine glycosylase family protein, yielding MAATKKTAHDGPQLIAPAYWAEACKHLVKKDRVMKRLIPQLGDVALRQRGDAFTTLARSIVGQQVSVASAQKVWDRFAALPRTMTPASVLKLKVDDMRGAGLSARKVDYLVDLALHFDTGKLHVKDWDAMDDEAITEELIAIRGIGRWTADMFLIFHLARPNVMPLDDATLIQGISQHYFSGDPVSRSDAREVAEAWKPWCSVASWYIWRSLAPLPVDY
- the cysS gene encoding cysteine--tRNA ligase, with translation MSLRIYNTLSRALEPFSPLEPGHVRMYVCGMTIYDLCHIGHARMMMAFDVVQRWLKSSGLRVTYVRNITDIDDKIIRRAVERGITIRQLTDEMIAAMHQDIGALGIEPPSIEPRATEYVPQMLALIGALESRGLAYRASGGDVNYAVRKFAGYGKLSGKSLDELRAGERVAVADGKDDPLDFVLWKSAKPEEPPEAKWDSPFGAGRPGWHIECSAMSCATLGESFDIHGGGADLQFPHHENEIAQSEGATGKPLARFWVHNGFVRVDNEKMSKSLGNFFTIRDVLAKYDAETVRFFIVRAHYRSALNYSDAHLDDARAALKRLYTALSLVAPAPTPSIDWTDPYAGRFKAAMDEDFGTPEAVAVLFDLAGEVNRTQSPQTAGLLKALAGCLGLLQGDPQAFLKAGATLDEAAIQAQIAARAAAKAAKDFAEADRIRKALLEQGIVLKDSAAGTTWEAAQ